The Arachis ipaensis cultivar K30076 chromosome B05, Araip1.1, whole genome shotgun sequence nucleotide sequence AAAGAGGATTAGTAACAGAACTGATTCTTTTTTACAAGGGCTTATTGATGAACATCGCAATGGCAAGAGAAACACTAACACCATGATTGATCATCTCTTAACTCAGCAACAGTCGCATCCTGAGTACTACACAGATCAAATCATCAAAGGACTTATTATGGTAAGTTTCTATTATTCTTCccttgttttattttattgacGAATTATTATTGCGGTTCATGGTTTGCATAGTCCTTTTGCTTCAACTTTACGGTGAGCTTGCAAGTTGCAACCTCATAATTATAGGATGAGGACGAGTTTATACGATAAAAAGAGGATAAACAACTGAATAAATCAATGATAGTGGGCTTGCACATGTGGTAGTCAATAGCATGTTTATTGATTGGTCCACGTCGTTGACTAGGTCGGCGTCTTCCAATGTTGATATAATGATATCCATATTCGTATATATATAGTTATGCTTAATCTAGTCACTTATACACTATTTTTGTTGTTAATATTAATAGTATACTGATTTCAGTATAGAGTATACACACAAACAATGAatgtttaaatattttattaatagtaCCTAACTAAATCTACTTTTTTGGTAAAGTAAGAAAACAAGTCACATATAACAAACTCATTAGATGCAACTTTTAATtagttaaatataaaatatagaatttttttaaatataacgatatattaatatttaaaattattaaaacacCAATATACTAATACACTTAAAAATTCCTAAAATATGTAACATCTTTAAGAGTTTTCTCAAACCAAAAAAAGATATTAGAGTAATACAAATGCTTAATTTAATGTTAGTCCAATTTAACACTACTGCTTTAATTATGCGGGTCCCTGTGTTTCTGTCCCATCTATCACTACCTTGGACTATGTATTTATTTGACATGGTCAGAGCTAGTATATTGGCTCAGTTATTTCCTACTATGCACCTCTTCATGAAgggttgcttagattagataaatATAGAATAAGAGTATTATCCCATAATGACATCTTCACGTCAATGTGAAAATGACGAAAATGATGATATTGCAaatattagataatttaatatattttattgaatatattttatttaataatttataattttttttataattcttttcATATAAAGTATCTTCGTAAACATATATATCTCTTAAAAAAATAACCTATATGATTCTATTCATTGAAGTATTCTATGACTCTGTGCTAAGTAGTGTAAAAAGTTCTTTATCAAATATATTCATAACCTTTATTAATTATCATGGAGTAGATTGCAAACTCTACTGAAAATATAGTAATAActaaaattcacaaaataaacatGTATAGTATGCTTCATCTTTACAAAATACAGAATTTGTTTTAAgtgaactttaaaaaaaaaagacatttttaagtaatatttttttatcaaattttaaNNNNNNNNNNNNNNNNNNNNNNNNNGTTatcatttctattttaattattttttttataaaaaatgtattatttatttatatttttataaaaatataatagaattttactaaaaataaaaaagatattttttattaaaaaatatatttctaaCGACTTAATAACACCCAAAAAAAATACTTAatatttatttcataattttaacTTGTAGGTTATGCTGCTTGCTGGAACAGACACATCATCTGTGACTTTAGAATGGGCAATGTCTAATTTGTTAAACCATCCAGAAATACTAGAAAGGGCAAGAAAAGAAATAGACACAGAGATTGGACAAGATCACCTTATAGACGAGTCTGACATATCAAAACTCAATTATCTTCAAAACATAGTGTACGAGACATTTCGATTGCATCCTGCAGCACCATTATTGGTTCCACATCTATCTTCAGAGGATTGCACCTTGGAAGGATACAAGGTACCGCAAAACACAATTGTATTGGTGAATGCTTGGGCTATTCATAGAGATCCCAAAGTGTGGAGTGACGACTCTACACAATTTAAGCCTGAGAGGTTTGAAAAGGAAGGTGAAATAAATAATCTACTAACATTTGGAATAGGGAGAAGGGCTTGTCCAGGAGCCAATTTGGCACAACGTACAGTGAATTTGACATTAGGGTTGTTGATTCAGTGTTTTGAATGGGAGCGAACAACACATGCAGAAATTGATATGGCTGAAGGAAAAGGACTTACCGTGTCAAGGAAAATTCCCTTGGAAGCAATGTGTAAGCTGCGTGATCCATTTGCAACGAAGgctattatttaatttaataatattagCACACAATTATCTGTATAATTAAATGAATAAACATCTGTACGTACGTGTAGGATCACTTATGTTGTGGCTGTGTCCATTAAGCTTTTTTATTAGTGGTTTTTTTTCCCTCGTGTCCTGTTGCTTTATAATAATTATATGTGAAATCTTTCCCTTTATCAGTTGGAAATGGAGggtcatttttttttatatggaacAAAGGTTGGTGTTGTTTAACTTAATGGATGCATGGACAAATTTTTCTCTACTATGGTGTCAGGCATTTTACTTTTGgcctgtttttgtttttttttttgttcaggaAAGGGAACAAATCGTAGACTGCGATTTGCTTTTCGAAggcttttcaaaattttttttatttgtttcagcCCAAACGCGGCTTGCATTTTGTGAtgggttaaatttttttttcgtaaTAACAAAACGCAGATTGCGTTTTGTGCTGAGTGTCAGCTTTTTTTTTGGAAACGCAAAATACAGGCTGCGTTTTTTACATTGTcagattatttttttgaaaaatgaaaaatgCAGGTTGCGTTTgttgagaaaaaaaatattttaatgaagAGGTCTGCCTATAAATATAAAGCACtccttacccaaatggccttactcCCATTCTACTCATCATACTCTTCTTTCGAATACATATGTTGTAGTTCTTAGTTTTTTTGGCAGTTAGGTGTGTCAAAAAAATTGGAGTATGTGAGGTTGAAGTTATGAAAAATATTGCAAATTTGCGAGTATATTATAACGGTGAAGTTATACCAAACACACATGAAGGAGTGATTTTTGCTTATTGTAAATGTCCATTGTCATTTGCTATTCCATGTACCATGAGCTTTGTCGAGTTGCAAAATGGGCTTTGTAATAACATTCAAAGCCACATTTTGAAAAGGGTGAGCAACCTTTTATACAGAAGTCCTGTGCAAGTATTTGGTGGGCTAATACAATTTCAATTAATGTCCATCACTGACGATGCCAGTATGCAGCAGATGTTCtgtatttatcaacaaacccgaTTTCACGTGCCGATGATAGAGTTATACGTTGAGTTTGAACAGCAGTCAGGGTCGGGCGCGGTCAGCGAGGAGGTCAATGTTGATGAGCTCGGGAATATATATTGGGAAGAAGATAATAATGACAGTGAAGAGGAGTTCGAAGCTAAGTCGATGACGAAAAC carries:
- the LOC107642734 gene encoding cytochrome P450 81E8 (The sequence of the model RefSeq protein was modified relative to this genomic sequence to represent the inferred CDS: added 226 bases not found in genome assembly), which translates into the protein MSTFFLYLSLITISFLLTLKLLFKSRALKNLPPGPPYLPLIGNLHHLKKPLHRHFRGLSEKYGDVFSLWFGSRLVVVVSSPTVVQECFTKNDVVLANRPRFLSGKYIFYNYTTVGSSEYGEHWRNLRRIATLEVLSTHRINSFLEIRRDEIMRLVQKLAQECSNGFNKVELRSKLSEMTFNTIMRMVSGKRYYGEDCDVTDVEEARRFRAITKELVALGGANNPGDFISVLRWFDFDGLENKLKRISNRTDSFLQGLIDEHRNGKRNTNTMIDHLLTQQQSHPEYYTDQIIKGLIMVMLLAGTDTSSVTLEWAMSNLLNHPEILERARKEIDTEIGQDHLIDESDISKLNYLQNIVYETFRLHPAAPLLVPHLSSEDCTLEGYKVPQNTIVLVNAWAIHRDPKVWSDDSTQFKPERFEKEGEINNLLTFGIGRRACPGANLAQRTVNLTLGLLIQCFEWERTTHAEIDMAEGKGLTVSRKIPLEAMCKLRDPFATKAII